One window of Podarcis raffonei isolate rPodRaf1 chromosome 15, rPodRaf1.pri, whole genome shotgun sequence genomic DNA carries:
- the HIP1 gene encoding huntingtin-interacting protein 1 isoform X4 has protein sequence MFDYLECELNLFQTVFSSLDMSRSVSVTASGQCRLAPLIQVILDCSHLYDYTVKLLFKLHSCLPADTLQGHRDRFLEQFKKLKDLFYRSSNLQYFKRLIQIPQLPENPPNFLRASALSEHISPVVVIPVEASSPDSEPIMDLVEMETSSQKSLFDNKFDDLFGSSFSNDPFNFNSQNGMTKDDKDRLIEQLHREISTLKDELKNFKAESHRLVQQLKGRINELEAELAEQQHLKQQALDESDFLRTELDELKKRHEDTEKAQRSLTEIERKAQATEQRYTKLKEKYSELVQNHADLLRKNAEVTKQVTVARQVQGDVERDKKELEDSFQRLSEQAQRKTQEQVEVLEALRRELIVSKQELQTLRSTIESSAQAEAAHSTQLASLQLETATLNETVAQRDQQLTDLQAEVQQLKATLQREKEDSGKAVEELRSSLEERESNTQALQQQLLDKQFALLQCATREAEQMVQDALNRIEDPTHVSCTSSADYLLSRTSAASECVERLQEACTQYLSNQSDVSSLLSHVALFGHLVGDTIIQASATSHMAPMEAADMLLEACRQCGSEALCYLGTLKDKASLESANCAAVRNCLGRITAIGEDLRPKGLDIKQEELGDLVDKEMAATAAAIEMAASRIEEMLSKSRAGDTGAKLEVNERILGSCTGLMQAIQVLVKASKDLQREIVESGRGAASPKEFYARNSRWTEGLISASKAVGWGATVLVDAADLVVQGKGKFEELMVCSHEIAASTAQLVAASKVKADKDSANLSKLQTASRGVNQATARVVATTKSGMSQIQETDSMDFSAITLTQIKRQEMDSQVRVLELENQLQKERQRLGELRKKHYELAGVAEGWDENGANLAP, from the exons ATGTTCGATTACTTGGAGTGTGAACTGAACCTATTTCAGACAG TCTTCAGCTCCTTGGACATGTCTCGCTCTGTGTCGGTCACGGCTTCCGGGCAGTGCCGCTTGGCCCCACTAATCCAGGTCATCCTTGACTGCAGCCACCTCTACGACTACACAGTCAAACTCCTCTTCAAGCTCCACTCCT GTCTCCCAGCTGACACACTCCAAGGCCACAGGGACCGTTTCCTGGAGCAGTTCAAAAA GCTGAAGGATCTGTTCTATCGCTCCAGCAACCTTCAATACTTCAAGCGGCTTATTCAGATCCCACAGCTGCCTGAG AATCCACCCAACTTCCTGCGGGCCTCAGCGCTCTCCGAGCACATCAGCCCTGTGGTTGTCATCCCAGTGGAAGCCTCATCCCCTGACAGTGAGCCCATCATGGACCTTGTGGAGATGGAAACATCTTCTCAGAAG aGTCTCTTTGACAATAAGTTTGATGACCTCTTTGGCAGTTCATTCAGCAATGATCCGTTCAACTTTAACAGCCAGAATGGGATGACCAAGGATGACAA GGACCGGCTAATTGAGCAGCTGCACAGGGAGATCAGCACTCTCAAGGATGAGCTGAAGAACTTCAAGGCTGAG AGCCACCGCCTGGTGCAGCAACTGAAGGGGCGCATCAACGAGCTGGAGGCAGAGCTGGCAGAGCAGCAGCACCTGAAGCAACAGGCCCTGGACGAGAGCGACTTCCTGCGCACAGAGCTGGACGAGTTGAAAAAGCGGCACGAGGACACGGAGAAAGCCCAGCGCAGCCTCACGGAGATAGAGA GGAAAGCACAAGCTACAGAGCAGCGATACACAAAGCTGAAGGAAAAGTACAGCGAGCTGGTGCAGAACCACGCAGACCTCCTGCGCAAG AATGCTGAGGTGACCAAGCAGGTGACAGTGGCCAGGCAGGTCCAAGGTGACGTGGAGCGGGATAAGAAAGAGCTGGAGGACTCCTTCCAGCGGCTGAGTGAGCAGGCCCAGCGGAAG ACTCAGGAGCAGGTGGAAGTCTTGGAAGCATTGAGGAGGGAGCTCATTGTCAGCAAACAGGAACTCCAGACCCTCCGAAGCACCATTGAGTCCAGTGCACAG GCCGAAGCAGCGCACAGCACTCAGCTGGCCAGCCTGCAGCTGGAGACAGCCACCCTCAATGAGACTGTGGCCCAGCGTGACCAGCAGCTGACTGATTTGCAGGCCGAAGTGCAGCAGCTGAAGGCCACTctgcagagagagaaggaggacagCGGCAAAGCAGTAGAGGAGCTACGGAGCTCTCTGGAGGAAAGG GAGAGCAACACACAGGCcctccagcagcagctcctgGACAAGCAGTTTGCCCTCCTGCAGTGCGCCACAAGGGAAGCTGAGCAGATGGTGCAGGATGCCCTGAACCGAATCGAGGACCCCACACATGTCAGCTGCACGAGCTCCGCAG ATTACCTTCTATCCAGGACCTCTGCGGCATCCGAGTGTGTAGAGCGGCTGCAGGAGGCATGCACCCAGTACCTCTCCAACCAGTCAG ATGTGAGCAGCTTGTTGTCACACGTGGCTCTCTTTGGCCACCTGGTTGGCGACACCATCATCCAGGCAAGCGCCACTTCACACATGGCCCCCATGGAGGCTGCAGACA TGCTGTTGGAAGCCTGCAGGCAGTGTGGCAGTGAGGCCTTGTGCTACTTGGGCACCCTGAAGGACAAAGCCTCTTTGGAGAGTGCCAACTGCGCAGCCGTCAGGAACTGTCTTGGGCGGATCACTGCCATTGGAGAG GACCTGCGCCCCAAGGGCCTGGACATCAAGCAGGAGGAACTCGGGGATTTGGTGGACAAGGAGAtggcagccacagcagcagcaattgaGATGGCAGCTTCCAGAATTGAG GAGATGCTGAGCAAGTCACGGGCAGGAGACACTGGAGCCAAGCTTGAGGTCAACGAGAG GATTCTGGGCTCCTGCACAGGCTTAATGCAGGCCATCCAGGTTCTGGTCAAGGCTTCCAAGGACCTCCAGCGGGAGATTGTGGAGAGTGGAAGG GGAGCAGCATCCCCCAAGGAGTTTTACGCCAGAAATTCCCGCTGGACGGAGGGGCTGATTTCTGCCTCCAAGGCTGTCGGCTGGGGAGCAACTGTGCTGGT AGATGCTGCTGACCTCGTGGTTCAAGGCAAGGGGAAGTTTGAGGAGCTCATGGTCTGCTCGCATGAAATTGCAGCAAGCACAGCCCAACTAGTTGCTGCTTCAAAG GTGAAAGCAGATAAAGACAGCGCAAACCTCAGCAAGCTCCAGACTGCCTCCCGGGGAGTCAACCAGGCGACAGCCAGGGTGGTGGCTACCACCAAGTCAGGAATGTCGCAAATTCAGGAGACAG ACAGCATGGACTTCTCCGCCATAACGCTAACACAGATCAAGCGTCAAGAAATGGATTCCCAG GTGCGAGTCCTGGAGCTGGAAAACCAGTTGCAGAAGGAACGCCAGCGCCTGGGAGAGCTGCGGAAGAAGCACTACGAACTGGCAGGGGTGGCTGAGGGCTGGGATGAGAATG
- the HIP1 gene encoding huntingtin-interacting protein 1 isoform X3 translates to MWGHLSEGYGQLCSIYLKLLRTKMEFHTKNPRFPGNLQMSDRQLDETGENDVNNFFQLTVEMFDYLECELNLFQTVFSSLDMSRSVSVTASGQCRLAPLIQVILDCSHLYDYTVKLLFKLHSCLPADTLQGHRDRFLEQFKKLKDLFYRSSNLQYFKRLIQIPQLPENPPNFLRASALSEHISPVVVIPVEASSPDSEPIMDLVEMETSSQKSLFDNKFDDLFGSSFSNDPFNFNSQNGMTKDDKDRLIEQLHREISTLKDELKNFKAESHRLVQQLKGRINELEAELAEQQHLKQQALDESDFLRTELDELKKRHEDTEKAQRSLTEIERKAQATEQRYTKLKEKYSELVQNHADLLRKNAEVTKQVTVARQVQGDVERDKKELEDSFQRLSEQAQRKTQEQVEVLEALRRELIVSKQELQTLRSTIESSAQAEAAHSTQLASLQLETATLNETVAQRDQQLTDLQAEVQQLKATLQREKEDSGKAVEELRSSLEERESNTQALQQQLLDKQFALLQCATREAEQMVQDALNRIEDPTHVSCTSSADYLLSRTSAASECVERLQEACTQYLSNQSDVSSLLSHVALFGHLVGDTIIQASATSHMAPMEAADMLLEACRQCGSEALCYLGTLKDKASLESANCAAVRNCLGRITAIGEDLRPKGLDIKQEELGDLVDKEMAATAAAIEMAASRIEEMLSKSRAGDTGAKLEVNERILGSCTGLMQAIQVLVKASKDLQREIVESGRGAASPKEFYARNSRWTEGLISASKAVGWGATVLVDAADLVVQGKGKFEELMVCSHEIAASTAQLVAASKVKADKDSANLSKLQTASRGVNQATARVVATTKSGMSQIQETDSMDFSAITLTQIKRQEMDSQVRVLELENQLQKERQRLGELRKKHYELAGVAEGWDENGANLAP, encoded by the exons AACCCCAGGTTCCCAGGAAACCTTCAAATGTCAGACAGGCAGCTTGACGAGACAGGCGAGAACGACGTGAATAATTT TTTCCAACTCACTGTGGAGATGTTCGATTACTTGGAGTGTGAACTGAACCTATTTCAGACAG TCTTCAGCTCCTTGGACATGTCTCGCTCTGTGTCGGTCACGGCTTCCGGGCAGTGCCGCTTGGCCCCACTAATCCAGGTCATCCTTGACTGCAGCCACCTCTACGACTACACAGTCAAACTCCTCTTCAAGCTCCACTCCT GTCTCCCAGCTGACACACTCCAAGGCCACAGGGACCGTTTCCTGGAGCAGTTCAAAAA GCTGAAGGATCTGTTCTATCGCTCCAGCAACCTTCAATACTTCAAGCGGCTTATTCAGATCCCACAGCTGCCTGAG AATCCACCCAACTTCCTGCGGGCCTCAGCGCTCTCCGAGCACATCAGCCCTGTGGTTGTCATCCCAGTGGAAGCCTCATCCCCTGACAGTGAGCCCATCATGGACCTTGTGGAGATGGAAACATCTTCTCAGAAG aGTCTCTTTGACAATAAGTTTGATGACCTCTTTGGCAGTTCATTCAGCAATGATCCGTTCAACTTTAACAGCCAGAATGGGATGACCAAGGATGACAA GGACCGGCTAATTGAGCAGCTGCACAGGGAGATCAGCACTCTCAAGGATGAGCTGAAGAACTTCAAGGCTGAG AGCCACCGCCTGGTGCAGCAACTGAAGGGGCGCATCAACGAGCTGGAGGCAGAGCTGGCAGAGCAGCAGCACCTGAAGCAACAGGCCCTGGACGAGAGCGACTTCCTGCGCACAGAGCTGGACGAGTTGAAAAAGCGGCACGAGGACACGGAGAAAGCCCAGCGCAGCCTCACGGAGATAGAGA GGAAAGCACAAGCTACAGAGCAGCGATACACAAAGCTGAAGGAAAAGTACAGCGAGCTGGTGCAGAACCACGCAGACCTCCTGCGCAAG AATGCTGAGGTGACCAAGCAGGTGACAGTGGCCAGGCAGGTCCAAGGTGACGTGGAGCGGGATAAGAAAGAGCTGGAGGACTCCTTCCAGCGGCTGAGTGAGCAGGCCCAGCGGAAG ACTCAGGAGCAGGTGGAAGTCTTGGAAGCATTGAGGAGGGAGCTCATTGTCAGCAAACAGGAACTCCAGACCCTCCGAAGCACCATTGAGTCCAGTGCACAG GCCGAAGCAGCGCACAGCACTCAGCTGGCCAGCCTGCAGCTGGAGACAGCCACCCTCAATGAGACTGTGGCCCAGCGTGACCAGCAGCTGACTGATTTGCAGGCCGAAGTGCAGCAGCTGAAGGCCACTctgcagagagagaaggaggacagCGGCAAAGCAGTAGAGGAGCTACGGAGCTCTCTGGAGGAAAGG GAGAGCAACACACAGGCcctccagcagcagctcctgGACAAGCAGTTTGCCCTCCTGCAGTGCGCCACAAGGGAAGCTGAGCAGATGGTGCAGGATGCCCTGAACCGAATCGAGGACCCCACACATGTCAGCTGCACGAGCTCCGCAG ATTACCTTCTATCCAGGACCTCTGCGGCATCCGAGTGTGTAGAGCGGCTGCAGGAGGCATGCACCCAGTACCTCTCCAACCAGTCAG ATGTGAGCAGCTTGTTGTCACACGTGGCTCTCTTTGGCCACCTGGTTGGCGACACCATCATCCAGGCAAGCGCCACTTCACACATGGCCCCCATGGAGGCTGCAGACA TGCTGTTGGAAGCCTGCAGGCAGTGTGGCAGTGAGGCCTTGTGCTACTTGGGCACCCTGAAGGACAAAGCCTCTTTGGAGAGTGCCAACTGCGCAGCCGTCAGGAACTGTCTTGGGCGGATCACTGCCATTGGAGAG GACCTGCGCCCCAAGGGCCTGGACATCAAGCAGGAGGAACTCGGGGATTTGGTGGACAAGGAGAtggcagccacagcagcagcaattgaGATGGCAGCTTCCAGAATTGAG GAGATGCTGAGCAAGTCACGGGCAGGAGACACTGGAGCCAAGCTTGAGGTCAACGAGAG GATTCTGGGCTCCTGCACAGGCTTAATGCAGGCCATCCAGGTTCTGGTCAAGGCTTCCAAGGACCTCCAGCGGGAGATTGTGGAGAGTGGAAGG GGAGCAGCATCCCCCAAGGAGTTTTACGCCAGAAATTCCCGCTGGACGGAGGGGCTGATTTCTGCCTCCAAGGCTGTCGGCTGGGGAGCAACTGTGCTGGT AGATGCTGCTGACCTCGTGGTTCAAGGCAAGGGGAAGTTTGAGGAGCTCATGGTCTGCTCGCATGAAATTGCAGCAAGCACAGCCCAACTAGTTGCTGCTTCAAAG GTGAAAGCAGATAAAGACAGCGCAAACCTCAGCAAGCTCCAGACTGCCTCCCGGGGAGTCAACCAGGCGACAGCCAGGGTGGTGGCTACCACCAAGTCAGGAATGTCGCAAATTCAGGAGACAG ACAGCATGGACTTCTCCGCCATAACGCTAACACAGATCAAGCGTCAAGAAATGGATTCCCAG GTGCGAGTCCTGGAGCTGGAAAACCAGTTGCAGAAGGAACGCCAGCGCCTGGGAGAGCTGCGGAAGAAGCACTACGAACTGGCAGGGGTGGCTGAGGGCTGGGATGAGAATG